One Hoplias malabaricus isolate fHopMal1 chromosome 12, fHopMal1.hap1, whole genome shotgun sequence genomic window, aaaacaaacattttaatgcTACAACTTTATTAAAATCATTACAGAAGTGAAGATGAAATAAAAGCCATGATATAGAACTTCTTGTGATAATTTCTATTAAcacataacaaaaaaaaaaagatgaatagggcaacatggtggtgcagccggtagtgtcacagacacacagctccaggggcctggaggttgtggattcaagtcccgctccgggtgactgtctgtgaggagtttggtgtgctctccccttgtctgcgtgggtttccgtaggtgtgagcgtgtgagtgaatgtgtgtaggctccggacccaccacgaccctgaactggataagcggtcacagataatgaatgaatattgatgaATAGAGCCTAATTGtgatggcaaaaaaaaaaatcagtgcacCTCAAATATtcggtcaaaaaaaaaaaagcgctaTTGTCAATGACTTAATTAATATAgacatataatatatacattaatataGACACTAATATAATAAAGACTCCAGTGTATTACGCTTTAAAAGACACTAACCTCTGTCTGGCCCTCTTGAGCACTTGACTCATGTGTTACACGGATACTCTgcaattaacaaaataaatacccaattaaacagcatatttcaCAGCATAAATTATACTAGTAAACATATCAGCTATATACAACAAACCTCATCTTTTTCAAGGAAAGCTGCTTTTTCCTCTGGATTCAACTTAGAAGATTGCACTATAAATGTTTTCAGTGGAGAGTTGGGCTCTGAAAACGAATAATGTACCATAGTAAGGTATCTTATTGGGCAAGTTATTATCatagacaaaaacaaacaaatacatcatTGTTAAAGGGTACCACATGTAAAAATACTATGGCTATACAGACAGCTGATTATACAGCTTGTAGTTTGAAACCTATAAAGACACAGACTTACCAAACTCAAGGTGATCTTGGTTATTTGCCACTGCATGAATCAATCCTATAGTGCCACATGCATTTCCAATGGTTTGTCTCATGAAGTACACCTCTGATGACACTTCTTGTCCCTGTGTTTTAATCTGTGCTTCCTCCTCCAGTCTAAACGATTCATActgtacaaatataaaataaaattatttttcaccaacacatttgtatttttcatttttttaaaagcaggAAACAGAAAGGGACACATTTaaataactattattatttaaataatgtgaatcaatttttttcttttcagtccaAACACAGATTGCTTGTGAATTGATCCAATATattgaaaaaaatgaaacaaataaatatataaaataataaataaatggctgTCACTGTCCAAATTCTACCGTTACCTACTGACATAATCATGTGATTACTGATTTTAATATGTCAGACTTTTCAGCTTGTTTTGCTAAAATTCTGTGCCATTTGTAGGCTGTGTTACTTATGGAGATGATTGTGACACTACTGGATTGAATTCCTTTTCTTCCTCCAACACCAAATCAAGGTTTTTGCTGATACTGTTCCTACACCCATCCCTGGTATCCGGAGGTAAtcaatttttgtatgaatagaaATAGCAGACCAAAGAACAAAGCTTTTGCAGTGGCTTTCCTAATGCCTTCACCTAGACCAGACTAACACACAGACTGAGCTAATAAGGAGTCTCCAAGTGAGGACAGAGTACCCTAAAGTGTTTAGAGAGACTTTAatgacagggtcacagattCGTTCAGTGATCTCTCACTTCATTCAATATTACAATTAAATATAGTTATCTTTAAAAATGGAGGGTGTGGAATATCTTAAAATACATGATTGACAAAAGTGATACTGTaccatctttttttaattaaagtaatttttttttactatttagACTCACTGAATAGCTTGTATTTAAAAGCAgcaacacatacaaacaactacAAAAGCAATTTTAACAAAGTAGTCCAGGTCCGCTAAATGACCTGCTCTTACAGAGAATAATATATGCATTGTCAAATATTGGTTTGAATCATCAACCAAATGTAAGCCTTATTTAATAGTCATTATATATCATGGTGTATTCCTAAAACATTTTGTAGCCATTTTCAACAAAAATGTCCTTTTAAATGGGgttatatgaacacacacaatgatCACAAAATTATTACATCTTTATCCACTGGTTTAAACTGAACACAAGAGTTGATTGATTTATGGTCCTACCTTCTCTGTCACAGGGAAGAGGAGAAGAACAGCACACACAGGCCTCGGCACCATTGTGAGGAGCTCTGGGTCCAAGCCATAAACATCTCCAAACTGCCAGGTAGGAACCAAGCCTAATTGACGTAAAAACTACAACACAAAACAATTTATAAAAGACAGAACAATAGTTCACAGCAAGACAGATAATACAGGTATTATTAGGCttaaattgtattatttaatttagcCTCTTAATTAGGCTTAGTTTTTATTGGGCTAATTTACAAGGCTTCTTCATCATCTCATATTTGAGAACCACCAATGGGAGGGACATATCTGACCTCTGAGAAGCATCCAACTACATTAAATCTGGCTTGACAGATGAGACCACATGTGCAATGCTGTTGTTATAGCATCTACTGGGTGTGATTGTCTAAGTACGATAATTTGTTAAGTTTCCTGGCATCACTTTGCACAGCCAGCCTGCCTAGCTTTACTGCTACAACCACTAGGTTATCCAACTTTCTCTCTGCCCAAAAAGTTCCTTGACCCGAAACCTAATGTAGCTGCCATTCAGGGCAAGCAACATGACTCTGACAGAGAAAATCTTATAACACAGTAACCCAGAATGCTCACCAGAACTTGCCAATATTCAGCTGTGCCAAGCCAAACATGGCACTTCAGAGGACTGTCTGAATCCAGCTAATCTGCTCAGGCCCCAGCTGTGCCTCTCCCGACACTTTTGTAAGATACTACTATCTCGATGTCACTACGACCCTGCTGGTTTACTCCATGCTTGATGTGGGCTATCAATGGCATTGTAGACATTACTCAACATGTTTCACCCTAGATTCCTAGTTTTATGGAATATTGCTACGTCTACAGGGCCATACGATGACCCCCGTGTCCGTgtgcgtttcctctgggtgtacactttggtaggtggattggccactcaaacgTGTCCCTAGGTGcgagtgagtgttgccctgtgaaagattgGCACCTCTtttagggtgtattcccgcctatgagcccagtgattccgggtaggctccggacccatcctgaccctgaactggataagtggttacagacatgtatgaatgaatgaataaatgaatgctaCATCTGCATAACTTTTTTTTGGGTACACAACTTGGAAAATGGGTTGATCCGTGATAGTTGAACCTATTATAAAAGATGTGTCAAGCACCACATCTATGAGAGGACCATCCTTTTCTGATTCCAAGTGTCTCGTGTATAGAGTATACGTCCATCAGTAATTTATCCCTGCTATCTCTCTGCTGCTGATTAGTGTACTATGTTTACATTAGTgtactatatttatatttatattccaatgtcattattttttttatcattattgtaTAGCAGTATAGAATACTGCACTTTAATTCACTTACAAGACACCCACCGTGAACAGTGACTGGTCAAACTATGTTGTTTTCGCTGCGTTATTTATTGTTACTCTACTTGTCTTGCATTGTTGCACATTTGTgcactttattatttattattatgcaCCTTATTGTAAATCAAAACAATGCATATGAATAACATTATAATACAATTAATTTGAATTGACATGAGATGATAAGCGTGTACAGTAGGTTACCATTTGAGTAACCCTTGTTCTCTGAAACATTGATTTGATAAATCCACCAAGTTTGCCCAACTTGCTGCACAAGAAGCGAATATGTGCTCAAAGAAAGGGGAGTGCTGTTGGGTTCTACACATCTGCAGGTTGAAGAAGGCCACCTTCAGGACTGGACACATGTTCTTGCCTGTCAAACCAGGCTTTCTGCAATTGGATGCTTCTCAATGGCCGGGTACTAATGCCCCTctgatagatagatatattttATGCATTAGAGAACCAGGCTTACAGAAATAGTAACTTATTTTTTAGAAAATgcaaatcaaataataataaataaataaataaataaataaaatcttgaAGGCACAAAATAAAAAGTCACTTTAGTTGTGAAGGATAAAGACAGGTTGTTTAAACAATATATAATGTAACAAAACatgtaataaaacatgtttctaGTGTTGTAAGCCAATCTGAAATCCAACACTTAAGAGTGAAGACTAACTACAATTTCAAAACTTTACAGAAACCTTTGAGTTTGAATTCGTTTTAGCTAAATGAGATTCTGGGAAAACTTCCAAAACCTTGTAAAAAGAGCATTTACTCACTTGATTCATAACCTGAAAagcagagacagaaaaaaaaatttataaatCATTTTCGAGACAGAGAAATTAAGTGGAATGTAGTATTGTTTATAAATAGCTAACATCTGATTCACGGCAGAATACAGCGGGTATAAACTGAAAGGCGAATTTGCTAGCCAGCTGAATGAAAGTAAAATCCTTCATACTTCAGGATTCGCTTCCAAAGGCAACCAGCGCTGACCCTCCATCTCAAACCTCAGTCTTATAGAAGAGTTTAACAGAAGAGTGCGGTATTTCAATCTCGATATGTGACGAGGATCTGTTTAGTGGCGACgttagtttcttttttttttttttttttttttttttttgaaggctAAAACGAATCATATGGATTGTAGAAAAAAGGAATGCAACAGCGAAGACTTTTatttcttcaaaataaaagtacgGGCTCAATCTGAAATGGCTCATTGCACCCTATATAGTACACTACATAATAGGGCCTCAAACAACTGCTTCTACAACCAAATGTTGCGTAATATATCTAGTACAAGTAAAAGTATTATTCGTATATAACTTTATGGCTGGTTATCTTACATTTTGTTGCGCTATAATGGCGTAGATGCCATAGTTTCATtgcctatgtagtgcactaaaTAGGGAGAAGAAAGTAATTTTAGTTTCAATTCAGTGAATAGTGAATCCATCGCCTTCTTCTTTAAGGTGGATGACACGTATGTGTGGGGTTTACCGCCATCTTCCGGACAGGAGGATGATTATCGAaaaggctatatatatatatatatatatatatatatatatgtatatatcgaAAGGATTatcgaatatatatatatatatatatatatatatatatatatatatatatatatatatatatatatatatatatatatattatatcagatgcaacgcactcaacttttgttcagaatcagctttttATCACTGGTAgggacgcggctttcctctccaTCATTCCCGCAGAGTCACATTGATTTAACcacgtccacagagttcagtagcgaagcagcgaagtgcagcgaaacgagacgagccattggataaatgctggccTCTGGGgatctatggggcagtgggctggcccggacgttcagcttctgcatgatgattggatgatctgtctgaggctgaatccattTTTGactgacagcgaaatgagcgaatcagcgatcctttggtgtaaagatccgtgggagcattacattttcattctgttctgagttgaagcTGAGACTTTCTGAATCCTCTTAGcgacattttctttgttaaaaacgactagcgacaaatcgaggttcaatttctggtgggttttttgtagctgcttgtgtttggagactgacttctatcactctttctgacttatatcgcagtttctgtccagcgggtgctgctgagcccctccactgcgtattctgaacattacagTAAGAGCGTGTAGAGGAACGAATTTCAAAATGAAAGACAAAAGTCACTTACGGAGGAAatctatgtaataaataaataaataattttctaaacaaataataaatggataaacaacaaatatttgctattttgtggaagtaatgaagattttaggacatgactctcaagtcactctgatgtgccatttcaaaataaaggcccgtCGAatggtcccatttctgtaaatttatttccaaatttatataattattaaaaggatatctttagtttgcacagaacaatttcacttcataatcatagtacaacacctgattatgtcactcactgaatatcaagtcattctgatgtgtcatttcaaaacaaaggccctttgtgttgtcccatttctgtaaatttaattccaaatttagatcattattaaaaagaaaccattagtttgcacagaacaatttcacttcataatgatagtacaacacctgattatgtcattcacttaatatgaagtcattttgatgtgtcatttcaaaataaaggccctttgaattgtcccatttctgtaaatttaattccaaatttagatcattattaaaagagaaccattagtttgcacagaacaatttcacttcataatcatagtacaacacctgattatattactcactgaatatcaagtcattctgatgtgtcatttcaaaataaaggtcatTTGtgttgtcccatttctgtaaatttaattcctaatttagatcattattaaaagtgaaccattactttacacagaacaatttcacttcataatcatagtacaacacctgattatgtcactcactgaatatgaagtcattaTGATgtatcatttcaaaataaaggacctTTGTGTTGTCCTATCTctaaatttaattccaagtttagatcattattaaaaggaaacctttagtttgcacagaacaatttcacttcataatcatagtacaacacatgattatgtcactcacttaatacaAAGTCTTTCtggtgtgtcatttcaaaataaaggccatttgtgttgtcctatgtctgtaaatttatttccaaatttagatcattattaaaagtgaaccattagtttgcacagaacaatttcacttcatgatgatagtacaacacctgattatgtcactcactgaatatgaagtcattctgatgtgtcatttcaaaataaaggccctttgaatggtCACATCTCtctaaatttaattccaaatttatataattattaaactgaAACTAATAGtttgcacagaccaatttcactTCATGATGATAGTACAACActtgattatgtcactcacctAACATCAAGttattctgatgtgtcatttcaaaataaatgcacTTTGTGTTGTCCCATCTCTGTAACTTTAATTTCAaatctatataattattaaatggAAACTATtcgtttgcacagaacaatttcacttaaTGATGATGGTagaacacctgattatgtcattcACTTAacatcaagtcattctgatgtgtcatttcaaaataaaggcactTTGTGTCGTCTCATCTCTGtaactttaattccaaatttatataattattaaatggaaaccattagtttgcacagaacaatttcacttcataatgatagtacaacacctgattatgtcactcacttaacatcaagtcattctgatgtgtcatttaaaaataaaggccctttgaatggtCCCGTTTCTGTAGATTTAGTTCCAAattcatataattaataaaaggaAATCATTAGTTTGCACACACCATTTTCACTTCACAatgatagtacaacacctgagtatgtctctcacttaatatcaGGTCATTCTGGTTAGCAATACCAGAACAACAGCCATGTAAATGACAATTTAACTGTTGTATTTCCTTTATGTTTAAACTGTTATTAAATGGAATATTCTTGTTATTACAGACCAGTTTCAATTTGTAACAATTATAGTACAGCACCTGAATGTGTCAGTTATTTAATATCAAAACAttgtggttttgtgttttaacaTTGAATTTGTCATCTCATTTATATTCCTAACAATATATGACTGGTTCACAATGTTATGAAATTAATTGTTTCCTTTTTCATGCAGAACGAATTGACATCAGACTGAAGaaactttaataaaattaacattacCAAACAGATTTATGGTCATTGTAGTGGCCCTCAAAAACATTttcaacacagttttaaaataatgtccATATTCTTAGTTATCTCACTAAAACATACTCCACGATCCAGTGCAATGTGGAATGTGGAATTTTTATAAAtttgtcttccgcatttaacccatctgtggcagagaacacatgcacacactaggggctgtgaatacACACCCAGAGAGGTGGCAGCCATCCACAGCGCCCGGagagcatttgggggttcagtgccttgctcaaggaaacttcagccatggatgttcctgcctgtcctggggatcgaaccagcaacttTCTGGTACCAAGCCCTGTCTCTAACCATTGACCCATTTCAGTAAGACCAATAAGATAAACACATCTCAGTATATATCATAGGCAATGGTGCAGGCAATGATGTAGACATTACAATTTGTTTGTTCAGCTGAATGTACACAATTTATTGTGGTACATAGAACACTTTATTTCACCAAGCATGTTACACATAAGAAGATATATTACACAGAGAAAAAatctatatatgtgactatacacAGGCAGATTACACAATTTCACATACATGAATTGAATGATTACCATTGAATAtactatataaaatatttacagacaaataaaactactactacaacaacaacaacaataataataatgcatagACTGATAAGATGAATTGCAGGAATAATTCACTGATAATTATTAATTCAGttaattattaaaacacatAATTTAAAGTAAGCATAAATGTCCACTGTGATTGATGAGCTGTGAGTATTACCTGGGTTTGTTTTGAATAGATATAATTTTGCTAAAAAATTTCATTATATGCTTGTCTCATGTTTAAAAGCATTATATCCATTTATGAAGTTCCCTGTTTTTGAGGTAGAGCAACCACACCACATAGTTATAAATAATGTCAGTTAGAAGGATAGATCTGACGACTGTGCATAACATGAACATTGTGCTCTGATGTTACTTTGTTCTGCATGAAAAAGGAAACAATTAATTTCATAACATTGTGAACCAGTCATATATTGTTAGGAATATAAATGAGATGCCAAATTCAAtgttaaaacacaaaaccacaaTGTTTTGTTATTAAATAATTGACACACTCAGGTGCTGTACTATCATTGTTACAAATTGAACCTGGTGTGTAATAACGCGAGTATTCCAGTTTAAACATAAAGGAAATACAACAGTTAAATTGTCATTTACATGGCTGTTGTTCTGGCATTACTAACCACAATGACCtgatattaagtgagagacatatTCGGGTgttgtactatcattatgaagtgaaaatggTGTGTGCAAACTAATGATTtccttttattaattatatgaatttggaactaaatttacagaaacgggaccattcaaagggcctttatttttaaatgacacatcagaatgacttgatgttaagtgagtgacataatcaggtgttgtactatcattatgaagtgaaattgttctgtgcaaactaatggttcacttttaataatgatctaaatttggaattaaatatacagaagtgggacaattcaaagggcctttattttgaaatgacacaccaGAATGatttgatattcagtgagtaatataatcaggtgttgtactatgattatgaagttaaattgttctgtgcaaactaaaggtttccttttaataattatataatttggaattaaatttacagagatgggacaacacaaagggcatttattttgaaatggcatCAGAGTGACTTGAGTGTCATGTTCTGAAATCTTCATTATTTCCACAAAATaagaaatatttgttgtttatccatttattatttgtttagaaaattattttatttattacatagatTTCCTGTCAGTGACTTTTGTCTTTCGATTGTCTTTTGAAATTCGTTCCTCTACACGCtcttaccgtaatgttcagaatacgcaGTTCCACCAAAACTAAGTGGGGTCTAgcttgaccaagcttttccaagtggaggctggcttgactccagtcaaagcactcacaggcggacacacttcacatgggccaaggccgtttaagcagcctagctctgctggccattgagaggacactagtcaagtccctggaaaagacgccttgttggtacgacagggtcacagatcattttcttgtagaatttacgtataaataaaccgacacattttatgatgtaggccaaaactgagcttcccctccttgaaagaccagtatCCGCcactgattatatatatatgaataaagtTATAAGAATAACCTCGGAATAAATCAGAGAAAAATCTCAGAGTATTTCTGAGATTAATCTGCTGCATGTATGATGAGGCAGACAAAACCATAGTGTAattgtggaatgcagtgtgttgcttaagtcatactagatttcaggaataaacactcagttttcttccacatcaggaccagattgtgA contains:
- the uchl3 gene encoding ubiquitin carboxyl-terminal hydrolase isozyme L3 isoform X2, giving the protein MNQFLRQLGLVPTWQFGDVYGLDPELLTMVPRPVCAVLLLFPVTEKYESFRLEEEAQIKTQGQEVSSEVYFMRQTIGNACGTIGLIHAVANNQDHLEFEPNSPLKTFIVQSSKLNPEEKAAFLEKDESIRVTHESSAQEGQTEFRVVVGPEPTHIHSHAHTYGNPRRQGESTPNSSQTVTRSGT
- the uchl3 gene encoding ubiquitin carboxyl-terminal hydrolase isozyme L3 isoform X1, translating into MNQFLRQLGLVPTWQFGDVYGLDPELLTMVPRPVCAVLLLFPVTEKYESFRLEEEAQIKTQGQEVSSEVYFMRQTIGNACGTIGLIHAVANNQDHLEFEPNSPLKTFIVQSSKLNPEEKAAFLEKDESIRVTHESSAQEGQTEAPSIDEKVDLHFIAFVNVGGHLYELDGRKPFPILHGKTTDDSFLEDAAEVCKKFMARDPQELRFTVVALSKV